One segment of Solanum lycopersicum chromosome 1, SLM_r2.1 DNA contains the following:
- the LOC101247658 gene encoding dolichyl pyrophosphate Glc1Man9GlcNAc2 alpha-1,3-glucosyltransferase isoform X2: MDPRLSSVLCSFRAFSFFLCLPCGPHYGPSSARLTRNSGYKERVLIWVLVIFSPGLMIVDHLHFQYNGFLLGILLISLSALEEGKDLLGGFVFAVLLCFKHLFAVAAPVYFVYLLRHYCRGGLIRGFGKLVIIGSAVVAVFAAAYGPFLYHGQIQQVFHRMFPFGRGLCHAYWAPNFWVFYIILDKVLAFSLVKMGFSVQTPTASFTGGLVGDSSPFAVLPRVTPMVTFSIVLLAIAPCLIKAWKDPQPRMITRWIAYAYTCGFMFGWHVHEKASLHFVIPLAIISLKSVEDAKHYFYLSIVSCYSLFPLLFEAQEYPIKVLLLLLHATLMWIGFSSHFTTTNRKAAESEQTRYNKTSFIVGWFGKLYLLGLVAVEIYGQFVHPIIFAERLPFLPLMMISIYCAFGMMYSWIWQLRQIVKCH; this comes from the exons ATGGACCCTCGATTATCCTCCGTTCTTTGCTCATTTCGagcattttctttctttctttgccTCCCTTGTGGACCCCATTATGGTCCATCTTCAGCAAG ATTGACACGGAATTCGGGGTATAAAGAGAGAGTATTGATTTGGGTTTTGGTTATTTTTTCGCCTGGGTTGATGATTGTGGACCATTTGCATTTTCAGTATAATGGGTTTCTTTTGGGGATTCTTTTGATATCTCTTTCAGCTTTGGAGGAAGGGAAGGATTTGTTAGGTGGTTTTGTTTTTGCAGTTTTGTTGTGTTTTAAGCATTTGTTTGCTGTTGCTGCTCctgtttattttgtttatttgttgagGCATTATTGCAGGGGTGGGTTGATTAGGGGGTTTGGGAAATTGGTTATTATAGGGAGTGCAGTTGTGGCTGTTTTTGCTGCTGCTTATGGGCCTTTTCTGTATCATGGACAG ATACAACAAGTGTTCCATCGAATGTTTCCATTTGGTCGAGGACTCTGTCATGCTTACTGGGCTCCGAACTTCTGGGTGTTCTATATAATTCTTGATAAAGTGTTAGCATTTTCGCTTGTGAAAATGGGTTTCAGCGTCCAGACACCGACAGCTTCATTCACTGGTGGACTAGTTGGGGACTCCTCTCCTTTTGCTGTATTACCTAGA GTCACCCCCATGGTTACCTTCAGTATTGTTTTACTTGCAATAGCTCCATGTCTTATAAAGGCTTGGAAAGATCCCCAACCAAGGATGATTACTAGATGGATAGCCTATGCTTACACATGCGGCTTTATGTTTGGCTGGCATGTCCATGAGAAAGCTTCACTTCACTTTGTGATTCCCCTTGCCATCATTTCGTTGAAAAGTGTGGAAGATGCAAAACACTATTTCTATTTGTCCATAG TGTCCTGCTATTCTCTATTCCCGTTGTTATTTGAAGCCCAAGAGTATCCAATTAAGGTTCTCTTACTGCTTTTACATGCTACACTGATGTGGATTGGGTTCTCCTCTCATTTTACAACAACTAATAGAAAAGCAGCTGAAAGTGAACAGACAAGATATAACAAAACGAGTTTCATCGTGGGATGGTTTGGGAAGTTATACTTGCTAGGTCTCGTGGCGGTTGAGATATATGGACAATTTGTTCATCCTATTATCTTTGCTGAGAGGCTTCCTTTCTTGCCTCTTATGATGATCAGCATATATTGTGCATTCGGAATGATGTACTCTTGGATCTGGCAGTTGAGGCAGATTGTCAAGTGTCATTAA
- the LOC101247366 gene encoding E3 ubiquitin ligase BIG BROTHER-related isoform X2: MGSSSSRIRSSSGSGSGSRPKRSKLKLSSFFCGGASTSQLDHEARDSLAAAVSTESLTRLNTEDSHTVPEECRSSCSQGDSMENHGDVHIESSSDSGSISVTSDSIPRHQFLEGDTSEEATTSGSGFLLLDSELGVHSSQDVLHVDVVSISSNMLSSNIADIGSQETRRNSRRLFWDAISRRSLRRHSDSPTIVFATGHADDVGSRDRWLIDLNGDLHYDGVGFDSGYGAGRNYRRSEQRQTTRSEISERVLEGLGNRVPQQNLCSSGLHPDGTCSCEPLLTTEEFSTLASISRIIILAEALFEVLDEIHQQSFTLSLSTLSLPAPDSVVDSFPVKSHKKLGAVDNAPTDIQQCHICLAEYEEGDKLRVLPCRHEYHMHCIDKWLKEVNRVCPVCRCNVCENPAIGSVSNSEAS, from the exons ATGGGTTCCAGTAGCAGTCGTATAAGATCATCATCCGGGTCAGGGTCAGGGTCAAGACCTAAACGGAGCAAGCTCAaactttcctctttcttctgTGGTGGTGCATCCACTTCTCAGTTGGACCATGAG GCTAGAGACAGCTTGGCTGCAGCTGTTAGTACTGAATCTTTGACGCGCTTGAATACTGAAGACTCTCACACTGTTCCAGAAGAGTGCAGAAGCTCATGTTCACAAGGGGATTCAATGGAGAATCACGGAGATGTGCATATTGAGTCAAGTTCTGATTCTGGATCCATTTCTGTTACTTCTgattctataccaaggcatcaatTTCTCGAGGGTGATACCTCTGAAGAAGCAACAACTTCAGGTTCAGGATTTCTTTTGCTGGATAGTGAACTTGGAGTACACTCCTCTCAAGATGTGCTACATGTTGATGTGGTGAGTATCTCTTCCAACATGTTATCTAGTAACATTGCTGATATAGGTAGtcaagaaacaagaagaaacaGTAGGAGGCTCTTTTGGGATGCTATATCAAGACGCAGTTTAAGAAGGCATAGTGATTCTCCAACCATTGTTTTCGCAACTGGTCATGCTGATGATGTAGGATCTCGTGACAGATGGCTAATTGATTTGAATGGTGATCTCCATTATGATGGGGTTGGATTTGATTCTGGTTATGGGGCTGGTAGGAATTATCGCAGAAGTGAACAAAGACAAACAACAAGATCTGAG ATATCTGAAAGAGTTCTTGAAGGCCTTGGTAACCGAGTTCCACAACAAAATCTTTGCTCATCAGGCCTTCATCCTGATGGTACATGTTCGTGTGAACCATTACTTACAACTGAAGAGTTCAGTACCCTTGCAAGTATTTCACGAATAATTATACTAGCTGAGGCCTTATTTGAG GTCCTCGATGAGATCCATCAACAATCTTTCACACTTTCGCTATCTACGCTCTCACTTCCAGCTCCAGATTCTGTTGTGGACTCATTTCCTGTCAAGTCTCACAAGAAGTTAGGAGCTGTAGACAATGCTCCCACTGATATCCAACA GTGCCACATTTGTTTGGCTGAGTATGAGGAGGGAGACAAACTGAGGGTGCTCCCTTGCCGCCATGAATATCACATGCATTGTATCGATAAATGGCTTAAGGAAGTAAACCG GGTCTGCCCCGTTTGCAGGTGTAATGTTTGTGAGAATCCCGCGATTGGTTCTGTATCGAACTCAGAAGCTTCTTAA
- the LOC101247366 gene encoding E3 ubiquitin ligase BIG BROTHER-related isoform X1 — MGSSSSRIRSSSGSGSGSRPKRSKLKLSSFFCGGASTSQLDHELEDYPQPLVGDFSRNSIAESSSTFSSEVGHATQPETESSSESTSNLSHDAFVEYNLTNAEVNINNTCISNEKHSISDQARDSLAAAVSTESLTRLNTEDSHTVPEECRSSCSQGDSMENHGDVHIESSSDSGSISVTSDSIPRHQFLEGDTSEEATTSGSGFLLLDSELGVHSSQDVLHVDVVSISSNMLSSNIADIGSQETRRNSRRLFWDAISRRSLRRHSDSPTIVFATGHADDVGSRDRWLIDLNGDLHYDGVGFDSGYGAGRNYRRSEQRQTTRSEISERVLEGLGNRVPQQNLCSSGLHPDGTCSCEPLLTTEEFSTLASISRIIILAEALFEVLDEIHQQSFTLSLSTLSLPAPDSVVDSFPVKSHKKLGAVDNAPTDIQQCHICLAEYEEGDKLRVLPCRHEYHMHCIDKWLKEVNRVCPVCRCNVCENPAIGSVSNSEAS, encoded by the exons ATGGGTTCCAGTAGCAGTCGTATAAGATCATCATCCGGGTCAGGGTCAGGGTCAAGACCTAAACGGAGCAAGCTCAaactttcctctttcttctgTGGTGGTGCATCCACTTCTCAGTTGGACCATGAG CTTGAAGATTATCCCCAACCTCTGGTTGGTGATTTTTCTCGGAATTCTATAGCAGAATCTTCTTCAACATTTAGTTCAGAAGTTGGTCATGCTACTCAACCTGAGACAGAATCCTCATCAGAAAGCACTAGTAATCTTAGTCATGATGCTTTTGTTGAATATAATTTGACAAATGCTGAAGTGAACATCAATAATACATGCATTTCAAATGAAAAACATTCAATATCTGACCAG GCTAGAGACAGCTTGGCTGCAGCTGTTAGTACTGAATCTTTGACGCGCTTGAATACTGAAGACTCTCACACTGTTCCAGAAGAGTGCAGAAGCTCATGTTCACAAGGGGATTCAATGGAGAATCACGGAGATGTGCATATTGAGTCAAGTTCTGATTCTGGATCCATTTCTGTTACTTCTgattctataccaaggcatcaatTTCTCGAGGGTGATACCTCTGAAGAAGCAACAACTTCAGGTTCAGGATTTCTTTTGCTGGATAGTGAACTTGGAGTACACTCCTCTCAAGATGTGCTACATGTTGATGTGGTGAGTATCTCTTCCAACATGTTATCTAGTAACATTGCTGATATAGGTAGtcaagaaacaagaagaaacaGTAGGAGGCTCTTTTGGGATGCTATATCAAGACGCAGTTTAAGAAGGCATAGTGATTCTCCAACCATTGTTTTCGCAACTGGTCATGCTGATGATGTAGGATCTCGTGACAGATGGCTAATTGATTTGAATGGTGATCTCCATTATGATGGGGTTGGATTTGATTCTGGTTATGGGGCTGGTAGGAATTATCGCAGAAGTGAACAAAGACAAACAACAAGATCTGAG ATATCTGAAAGAGTTCTTGAAGGCCTTGGTAACCGAGTTCCACAACAAAATCTTTGCTCATCAGGCCTTCATCCTGATGGTACATGTTCGTGTGAACCATTACTTACAACTGAAGAGTTCAGTACCCTTGCAAGTATTTCACGAATAATTATACTAGCTGAGGCCTTATTTGAG GTCCTCGATGAGATCCATCAACAATCTTTCACACTTTCGCTATCTACGCTCTCACTTCCAGCTCCAGATTCTGTTGTGGACTCATTTCCTGTCAAGTCTCACAAGAAGTTAGGAGCTGTAGACAATGCTCCCACTGATATCCAACA GTGCCACATTTGTTTGGCTGAGTATGAGGAGGGAGACAAACTGAGGGTGCTCCCTTGCCGCCATGAATATCACATGCATTGTATCGATAAATGGCTTAAGGAAGTAAACCG GGTCTGCCCCGTTTGCAGGTGTAATGTTTGTGAGAATCCCGCGATTGGTTCTGTATCGAACTCAGAAGCTTCTTAA
- the LOC101245807 gene encoding pentatricopeptide repeat-containing protein At1g63330-like, with product MCATLRLMRINFKVGHFPLFRTSLYTSQLLVLHSLTPPHKTINPKVSRFSTDSSYCSSKSLVFVKGYDFLEQFTPFKNLAKSCTYTVITSNEKRKIIVGLSRMIKDENGWLLEAFSRDFCPSFLVKIMKLFDDREVAFAFFKYVLQDYSENTLKSCCISAHVLAAEELRLLAQDMLSWIIRKVGKCRSDEVVEFMWREHYKYESEFSVLDSLMRAFLTAEMVSGALEIWSKMRDNGLRPSSSAVCILFKLLLRIGDYGSVWKLFRDMLQKGPRPTDALFNAMILGYCRKGRLQTGESLFHLMRKFGCEPDVFTYNILINAYCTRGWTSDALEWVHMMVEHGCHPSISTFTTVISALCKEGNVVEARKLFDGMQDVGVFPSTVTYNALMDGYVKARDIFQASMLYEEMKRKGVAPDAITFNILVAGHYKYGREEDGDRLLWDLTVGGLSSDYLSSDVSIAGLCWVGRLNEAVTLLDNLLEKGIPVSVIAFNSIIAAYSKEGLEEKAFEVYNIMVQFGQSPSALTCASLLLSLSMTGRLQEARDLMAKMITMSFPINITACTVLLDGYFKKGDVMGARTLWEEMEKMGIAPDAVAFSALIDGLVKAGSVGDAYDAFLQMIRKGLVPNNFVYNSLITGFCYSGNMNEAQKLERDMRERGLLPDIFTINTIINGFCKQGRMKLATDCFVEMHRSGLQPDIATYNTLINGFCKAFDVVNADNFMTRMYASGWEPDITTYNIRIHSFCSTRRINQAVMILDELVSAGVVPNTVTYNIMMNSACNDILDRAMILAAKLLKMAFIPNTVTANLLLSHLWKQGLPQRALVWGQKLSEIGFEFDEITHKILDKSSHCIQENTDYCTETTEKSLFLDFLMYITYDHIRRSRAYSDNNDSSFELVEDGPCGSFKLVNKATV from the coding sequence ATGTGTGCTACCTTGCGCCTTATGCGCATCAATTTTAAGGTAGGTCATTTCCCCCTGTTTCGGACATCATTGTACACTTCACAATTGTTAGTCTTACACTCCCTCACTCCACCCCACaaaaccataaaccctaaagTTTCCAGGTTTTCTACTGATAGCTCATATTGTAGTTCAAAATCATTAGTGTTTGTAAAAGGGTATGATTTTCTTGAGCAATTTACcccttttaaaaatttagcaAAATCTTGTACTTACACTGTCATTACCTCAAATGAGAAGCGTAAAATTATTGTGGGGTTGTCAAGAATGATAAAAGATGAAAACGGTTGGCTTTTGGAAGCATTTTCAAGAGATTTTTGCCCATCATTTTTGGTAAAAATTATGAAGTTGTTTGATGATAGAGAAGTCGCATTTGCATTTTTTAAGTACGTTCTTCAAGATTATTCTGAGAATACTCTGAAGTCATGTTGTATTAGTGCGCATGTTTTGGCTGCTGAGGAGTTGAGGCTATTGGCACAGGATATGCTTTCTTGGATCATTAGGAAGGTTGGAAAATGTAGGAGTGAtgaagtggtggagttcatgtGGAGGGAGCATTATAAGTATGAGAGTGAATTTTCTGTTCTTGATTCATTAATGCGGGCTTTTTTAACCGCAGAAATGGTTTCGGGTGCATTAGAGATTTGGAGTAAGATGAGAGACAATGGGTTGAGGCCGAGTTCATCTGCTGTCTGCATCCTATTTAAGTTGTTGCTTAGGATCGGTGATTATGGTAGTGTCTGGAAGTTATTTCGGGACATGTTGCAAAAAGGGCCTCGTCCTACTGACGCTCTCTTTAATGCAATGATTCTTGGATATTGTAGAAAAGGTAGGCTTCAGACAGGAGAAAGTTTGTTTCATCTGATGCGGAAGTTTGGATGTGAGCCAGATGTTTttacatataatattttgatcaaTGCTTACTGTACCAGGGGATGGACTTCAGATGCATTGGAATGGGTGCATATGATGGTCGAACATGGATGTCATCCTAGTATCTCTACCTTTACTACAGTTATCAGTGCTCTATGTAAGGAAGGGAATGTGGTGGAAGCCAGAAAATTGTTTGATGGAATGCAAGATGTGGGTGTCTTTCCTAGCACTGTCACGTATAACGCTCTGATGGATGGCTATGTCAAAGCTCGGGATATTTTTCAAGCAAGTATGCTATATGAAGAAATGAAAAGGAAGGGTGTAGCTCCAGATGCtataacttttaacattttgGTGGCAGGTCACTATAAGTATGGTAGGGAAGAGGACGGTGACCGGTTATTATGGGATCTAACAGTGGGGGGACTTTCTTCAGATTATTTATCATCTGATGTATCTATTGCAGGGTTGTGTTGGGTAGGAAGGTTAAATGAGGCTGTGACATTGTTGGATAATCTGCTAGAAAAGGGGATACCTGTTAGTGTAATAGCTTTTAATTCCATTATTGCTGCATACAGCAAAGAAGGGTTAGAAGAAAAGGCATTTGAAGTCTATAATATTATGGTTCAATTTGGTCAGTCTCCTTCAGCTTTGACATGTGCTTCTCTGCTCCTCAGCTTGTCAATGACGGGGAGGCTGCAAGAAGCAAGAGATTTAATGGCTAAGATGATTACAATGTCCTTCCCTATTAACATAACTGCTTGCACTGTGCTTCTGGATGGTTATTTTAAGAAAGGGGATGTAATGGGAGCTAGAACATTGTGGGAAGAGATGGAAAAGATGGGAATCGCACCTGATGCTGTTGCTTTTTCTGCATTAATAGATGGGCTTGTCAAAGCTGGCTCTGTTGGAGACGCTTATGATGCCTTTCTTCAGATGATTAGGAAAGGACTTGTAccaaataattttgtttataattcGCTAATTACTGGTTTTTGTTATAGCGGAAATATGAATGAGGCTCAGAAATTAGAAAGGGACATGAGGGAAAGGGGTCTTCTCCCAGATATCTTTACAATTAATACCATCATTAATGGTTTCTGCAAACAGGGAAGGATGAAACTTGCTACTGATTGTTTCGTGGAAATGCATCGAAGTGGTTTACAGCCTGATATTGCTACGTATAACACCTTGATCAATGGATTCTGTAAGGCATTCGATGTGGTTAATGCAGATAACTTTATGACAAGAATGTATGCCAGTGGATGGGAACCTGACATCACAACCTACAATATAAGGATTCATAGTTTCTGTAGTACTAGGAGGATAAATCAAGCTGTTATGATTCTGGATGAGCTTGTATCTGCTGGTGTGGTGCCAAATACTGTTACATACAACATTATGATGAATAGTGCTTGCAATGACATATTGGACCGTGCAATGATTTTGGCTGCAAAGTTGCTTAAGATGGCGTTCATTCCAAATACTGTTACAGCTAATTTACTACTTTCTCATCTATGGAAGCAGGGACTACCTCAGCGTGCGTTGGTTTGGGGGCAGAAGTTGAGCGAAATTGGATTTGAGTTTGACgaaataacacataaaatattgGACAAATCTTCTCATTGTATACAAGAAAACACAGATTATTGTACAGAAACAACAGAGAAGAGTCTTTTTCTAGACTTCCTCATGTACATTACCTACGACCACATACGTAGAAGTAGGGCTTATAGTGATAATAATGACAGCTCTTTCGAACTAGTTGAAGATGGACCTTGTGGGTCCTTCAAGTTAGTCAATAAGGCTACTGTTTAG
- the LOC101247658 gene encoding dolichyl pyrophosphate Glc1Man9GlcNAc2 alpha-1,3-glucosyltransferase isoform X1 has protein sequence MSPSSSSSPPLKSSTPNTTRRRPKAMKPPKNHHKHHSDQTPIPKPKPNRLITEILWVSLVATCIKFLLIPAYHSTDFEVHRNWLAITHSLPLSQWYSDETSPWTLDYPPFFAHFEHFLSFFASLVDPIMVHLQQGLNYKSQPTILFQRLTVIVSDFVLVFGIYRLTRNSGYKERVLIWVLVIFSPGLMIVDHLHFQYNGFLLGILLISLSALEEGKDLLGGFVFAVLLCFKHLFAVAAPVYFVYLLRHYCRGGLIRGFGKLVIIGSAVVAVFAAAYGPFLYHGQIQQVFHRMFPFGRGLCHAYWAPNFWVFYIILDKVLAFSLVKMGFSVQTPTASFTGGLVGDSSPFAVLPRVTPMVTFSIVLLAIAPCLIKAWKDPQPRMITRWIAYAYTCGFMFGWHVHEKASLHFVIPLAIISLKSVEDAKHYFYLSIVSCYSLFPLLFEAQEYPIKVLLLLLHATLMWIGFSSHFTTTNRKAAESEQTRYNKTSFIVGWFGKLYLLGLVAVEIYGQFVHPIIFAERLPFLPLMMISIYCAFGMMYSWIWQLRQIVKCH, from the exons ATGTcaccttcttcttcaagctcccCTCCGCTCAAATCTTCAACCCCAAACACCACTCGCCGTCGGCCCAAAGCCATGAAACCCCCAAAGAACCACCACAAACACCACTCGGATCAGACGCCGATCCCAAAACCCAAACCCAACAGACTCATCACAGAGATCTTATGGGTTTCCCTTGTAGCCACATGCATTAAGTTCCTTCTAATCCCAGCTTATCACAGCACAGATTTCGAAGTCCACCGTAATTGGCTTGCTATAACTCACTCCCTTCCTCTTTCTCAGTGGTACTCAGACGAAACAAGTCCATGGACCCTCGATTATCCTCCGTTCTTTGCTCATTTCGagcattttctttctttctttgccTCCCTTGTGGACCCCATTATGGTCCATCTTCAGCAAGGTCTCAATTACAAATCACAACCCacaattctttttcaaagactTACTGTTATAGTATCTGATTTTGTGTTGGTTTTTGGTATTTATAGATTGACACGGAATTCGGGGTATAAAGAGAGAGTATTGATTTGGGTTTTGGTTATTTTTTCGCCTGGGTTGATGATTGTGGACCATTTGCATTTTCAGTATAATGGGTTTCTTTTGGGGATTCTTTTGATATCTCTTTCAGCTTTGGAGGAAGGGAAGGATTTGTTAGGTGGTTTTGTTTTTGCAGTTTTGTTGTGTTTTAAGCATTTGTTTGCTGTTGCTGCTCctgtttattttgtttatttgttgagGCATTATTGCAGGGGTGGGTTGATTAGGGGGTTTGGGAAATTGGTTATTATAGGGAGTGCAGTTGTGGCTGTTTTTGCTGCTGCTTATGGGCCTTTTCTGTATCATGGACAG ATACAACAAGTGTTCCATCGAATGTTTCCATTTGGTCGAGGACTCTGTCATGCTTACTGGGCTCCGAACTTCTGGGTGTTCTATATAATTCTTGATAAAGTGTTAGCATTTTCGCTTGTGAAAATGGGTTTCAGCGTCCAGACACCGACAGCTTCATTCACTGGTGGACTAGTTGGGGACTCCTCTCCTTTTGCTGTATTACCTAGA GTCACCCCCATGGTTACCTTCAGTATTGTTTTACTTGCAATAGCTCCATGTCTTATAAAGGCTTGGAAAGATCCCCAACCAAGGATGATTACTAGATGGATAGCCTATGCTTACACATGCGGCTTTATGTTTGGCTGGCATGTCCATGAGAAAGCTTCACTTCACTTTGTGATTCCCCTTGCCATCATTTCGTTGAAAAGTGTGGAAGATGCAAAACACTATTTCTATTTGTCCATAG TGTCCTGCTATTCTCTATTCCCGTTGTTATTTGAAGCCCAAGAGTATCCAATTAAGGTTCTCTTACTGCTTTTACATGCTACACTGATGTGGATTGGGTTCTCCTCTCATTTTACAACAACTAATAGAAAAGCAGCTGAAAGTGAACAGACAAGATATAACAAAACGAGTTTCATCGTGGGATGGTTTGGGAAGTTATACTTGCTAGGTCTCGTGGCGGTTGAGATATATGGACAATTTGTTCATCCTATTATCTTTGCTGAGAGGCTTCCTTTCTTGCCTCTTATGATGATCAGCATATATTGTGCATTCGGAATGATGTACTCTTGGATCTGGCAGTTGAGGCAGATTGTCAAGTGTCATTAA